Proteins from a single region of Haloterrigena alkaliphila:
- a CDS encoding NADP-dependent oxidoreductase: MAETRQWRLASRPVGEPTHDDFELVTVDRPEPDTGEVLVKTLYQSVDPYMRGRMRDAESYAEPWDVGDPMKANVVGEVLESNSGRFAEGDIVTGDLLWAEHVAADANELQRVNPDHGPISTALGVLGMPGVTAYWGTTDVADPHPGDTVVVSAAAGAVGSVVGQLARLAGARVVGTAGSEAKVEWLTEDLGFDAAINYKETDDLSTAVDDACPDGVDVYFDNVGGPITDAVWPRLNVDARVAICGQIALYNETEVPTGPRKLAKLIESRATVEGLLVSDYQPRWGEALERLSTFIRNGDVQYRENVVDGFENAPDAFLGLFEGENIGKQVVKVAEYED, translated from the coding sequence ATGGCAGAAACCAGACAGTGGCGCCTCGCGAGTCGACCCGTCGGCGAACCGACCCACGACGACTTCGAACTCGTCACCGTCGACCGGCCCGAACCGGACACCGGCGAAGTCCTCGTGAAGACGCTGTATCAGTCCGTCGACCCCTACATGCGCGGTCGGATGCGCGACGCGGAGTCCTACGCCGAGCCGTGGGATGTCGGCGATCCGATGAAGGCCAACGTCGTCGGCGAAGTGCTCGAGTCCAACAGCGGCCGGTTCGCCGAGGGCGATATCGTCACCGGCGACCTGCTGTGGGCGGAACACGTCGCCGCGGACGCGAACGAACTCCAGCGAGTCAACCCCGACCACGGGCCGATTTCGACGGCGCTGGGCGTTCTCGGGATGCCCGGCGTGACGGCCTACTGGGGAACCACCGACGTGGCCGATCCCCACCCCGGCGACACCGTCGTCGTCTCCGCCGCGGCGGGCGCGGTCGGCTCCGTCGTCGGCCAACTCGCCCGGCTCGCGGGGGCTCGCGTCGTCGGCACCGCCGGAAGCGAAGCGAAGGTCGAGTGGCTCACCGAGGACCTCGGCTTCGACGCCGCGATCAACTACAAGGAGACCGACGACCTCTCGACCGCGGTCGACGACGCCTGTCCGGACGGCGTCGACGTCTACTTCGACAACGTCGGCGGCCCCATCACGGACGCCGTCTGGCCCCGGCTGAACGTCGACGCCCGCGTCGCTATCTGCGGCCAGATCGCGCTCTACAACGAAACCGAGGTCCCGACCGGGCCGCGAAAGCTCGCCAAACTCATCGAAAGTCGCGCGACGGTCGAGGGACTGCTCGTCAGCGACTACCAGCCCCGCTGGGGCGAGGCGCTCGAGCGACTCTCGACGTTCATCCGGAACGGCGACGTCCAGTACCGCGAGAACGTCGTCGACGGGTTCGAGAACGCACCGGACGCCTTCCTCGGGCTGTTCGAGGGCGAGAACATCGGGAAGCAGGTGGTGAAAGTCGCGGAGTACGAGGACTGA
- the hemH gene encoding ferrochelatase encodes MSTGVALLNFGEPERPTRETVVDYLERIFYANADIEGETTEAEARERSRQLAQRRAPALIEEYEEIGGSPLQSHADAQATLLERELRDRGYDVTTYVGMQFTEPFIEDAVERARSDGVEQLVGLPIYPLCGPSTTVAALEELTDAIEAAEWDVDVSELTGWHRHPGYTRARADNVRSFVETQGLSLEGDARLVFSAHGTPQYYLDEGSRYVEYVEEYCEALAAQLGVDEYELGYQNHENRDVDWTEPSIERVIETVDADRVVVEPVSFVHEQSETLSELDVELREEALEAGLDFYRVPVPYDDEQFIDALADLIEPFTGGFEPGYYNLRQCQCRDAPGAFCLNSPRTR; translated from the coding sequence ATGTCTACTGGGGTCGCACTCCTGAACTTCGGCGAACCGGAGCGACCGACGCGAGAGACCGTCGTCGACTATCTGGAACGCATCTTCTACGCCAACGCCGACATCGAGGGCGAGACGACCGAAGCCGAGGCGCGCGAGCGCTCGCGCCAACTCGCACAGCGACGCGCGCCCGCGCTGATCGAGGAGTACGAGGAGATCGGCGGCTCGCCGCTCCAGTCGCACGCCGACGCGCAGGCGACGCTCCTCGAGCGGGAACTCCGCGATCGGGGCTACGACGTGACGACCTACGTCGGGATGCAGTTCACCGAGCCGTTCATCGAGGACGCGGTCGAGCGGGCCCGCAGCGACGGGGTCGAGCAGCTCGTCGGGCTGCCGATCTATCCGCTCTGTGGTCCCTCGACGACCGTCGCGGCGCTCGAGGAGCTCACCGACGCCATCGAGGCGGCCGAGTGGGACGTCGACGTGAGCGAACTCACCGGCTGGCACCGCCACCCGGGCTACACGCGAGCGCGAGCGGACAACGTCAGATCGTTCGTCGAGACGCAGGGGCTCTCGCTCGAGGGGGACGCGCGACTCGTCTTCTCCGCCCACGGGACGCCCCAGTACTACCTCGACGAGGGCAGCCGGTACGTCGAGTACGTCGAGGAGTACTGCGAGGCGCTCGCGGCCCAACTCGGCGTCGACGAGTACGAACTCGGCTATCAGAACCACGAGAACCGCGACGTCGACTGGACCGAGCCGTCGATCGAGAGGGTGATCGAGACCGTCGACGCCGACCGGGTCGTCGTCGAACCGGTGAGTTTCGTCCACGAGCAGTCGGAGACGCTCTCGGAACTCGACGTCGAACTCCGCGAGGAGGCCCTCGAGGCGGGGCTGGACTTCTACCGGGTGCCGGTCCCCTACGACGACGAGCAGTTCATCGACGCCCTCGCGGACCTGATCGAGCCGTTCACCGGCGGGTTCGAGCCGGGCTACTACAACCTCCGGCAGTGCCAGTGTCGGGACGCGCCCGGCGCGTTCTGTCTCAACAGCCCGCGGACCCGATGA
- the hemG gene encoding protoporphyrinogen oxidase, with protein MRVGVIGAGITGLALTHYLAERDIDVVTVEADSRPGGAIRSETVEGRLLEYGPQRIRLTPSIEALVDDLGLRDELLRADDSLPLYVYGDGHLRLVPRSPGAFLRTDLLSWRGKLRLLAEPLTDPARPDERAATLFRRKFGEEAYRNVVEPLFGGIYGSDPATMPVEHSLERLIALEERRGSLLRAAFGRLRGDDETPPPVSFANGLQTLPTALYEAHRPYVHLNASVDDIRDGDEEGYVLDLGGRTIDVDAVVVTTPAPAAASLLGGLSGAVAEPLEELTYNSLVLVHLAAEADAEGFGYQVRRDEPLETLGVTWNDGLFDRDGVYTVFLGGMHDPDAIDRSDAELGRVARREFRQVMGVDPELLSVTKLPRVMPAHDTSWAALEDVELPENVVLATNYTSRIGVPSRIREAKTVADRFAADD; from the coding sequence ATGAGGGTCGGCGTCATCGGCGCCGGCATCACCGGGCTGGCGCTCACCCACTACCTCGCCGAGCGGGACATCGACGTCGTGACCGTCGAGGCCGACTCTCGGCCGGGCGGCGCGATCCGATCCGAAACGGTCGAGGGGCGCCTCCTCGAGTACGGGCCACAGCGGATCCGGCTCACCCCCTCGATCGAAGCCCTCGTGGACGACCTGGGGCTGCGCGACGAGTTGCTTCGGGCGGACGACTCGCTCCCGCTGTACGTCTACGGCGACGGGCACCTCCGACTCGTCCCCCGGTCTCCGGGGGCGTTCCTCCGGACCGATCTGCTCTCGTGGCGCGGGAAGCTCCGGCTGCTGGCCGAACCGCTGACCGATCCCGCGAGGCCGGACGAGCGGGCGGCGACCCTCTTCAGGCGGAAGTTCGGCGAGGAGGCCTACCGGAACGTCGTCGAACCGTTGTTCGGCGGGATCTACGGCTCCGATCCTGCGACGATGCCCGTCGAACACTCGCTCGAGCGGCTGATCGCCCTCGAGGAGCGGCGGGGATCGCTCCTCCGGGCGGCGTTCGGTCGATTGCGGGGGGACGACGAGACGCCGCCGCCCGTCTCGTTCGCGAACGGCCTCCAGACGCTGCCGACCGCCCTCTACGAAGCCCACCGCCCGTACGTCCACCTGAACGCGTCGGTGGACGACATCCGCGACGGTGACGAGGAGGGGTACGTGCTCGACCTCGGCGGCCGAACGATCGACGTCGACGCGGTCGTCGTGACGACGCCGGCCCCGGCGGCCGCGTCGCTCCTTGGCGGGCTCTCCGGCGCGGTCGCCGAACCGCTCGAGGAGCTCACGTACAACTCGCTGGTCCTGGTCCACCTCGCCGCCGAGGCGGACGCCGAGGGCTTCGGCTACCAGGTTCGCCGCGACGAGCCCCTCGAGACCCTCGGCGTCACGTGGAACGACGGCCTCTTCGACCGCGACGGCGTCTACACCGTCTTCCTCGGCGGGATGCACGATCCGGACGCGATCGACCGCTCGGACGCGGAACTCGGTCGGGTCGCTCGCCGCGAGTTCCGGCAGGTGATGGGCGTCGATCCGGAACTGCTCTCGGTGACGAAGCTGCCGCGCGTGATGCCCGCCCACGACACCTCGTGGGCGGCCCTCGAGGACGTCGAACTCCCGGAGAACGTGGTTCTGGCGACGAACTACACCAGCCGGATCGGGGTCCCGAGCCGCATCCGCGAGGCGAAGACGGTCGCCGACCGGTTCGCGGCGGACGACTAG
- the hemE gene encoding uroporphyrinogen decarboxylase, with product MDHLLTRAARGERTERPPVWLMRQAGRHIPEYRTIREDYTFKEAIKTPSVAERITLLPWELYEPDGLVIYSDILTVLEPLGFDYRIESGVGPVIENPVDGPGDVERETEDVAEALDYVGELIDRLVDRVGDRTAIIGFAGGPFTLASYAVAGGASDGRTPIRRFRAEHPDAFRTLLERFAAGVRESLEYQIRMGADVVQLFDTYASVLTPEDYEEFVLPLHREILADLDVPSIVFVKNMAGKLDLLEASGADVVGLDWSVDMAAARERLGDVPVQGNLDPTHLYGSEAFVEKRTREIVEKAGPEGHILNLGHGVLRDTPVERVRTFVETAKSIDRSR from the coding sequence ATGGACCACCTGCTCACTCGCGCCGCTCGCGGGGAACGGACCGAGCGCCCTCCGGTCTGGCTGATGCGGCAAGCCGGCCGCCACATCCCGGAGTACCGGACGATCCGGGAGGACTACACCTTCAAGGAGGCCATCAAGACCCCGTCGGTCGCCGAACGGATCACGCTGCTCCCGTGGGAGCTGTACGAACCCGACGGCCTCGTCATCTACTCCGACATCCTGACCGTCCTCGAGCCGCTCGGGTTCGACTACCGAATCGAGTCCGGTGTCGGGCCGGTGATCGAAAACCCCGTCGACGGGCCGGGGGACGTCGAGCGGGAGACCGAGGACGTCGCCGAGGCGCTGGATTACGTCGGCGAGTTGATCGACCGGCTGGTCGACCGCGTCGGCGATCGGACGGCGATCATCGGCTTCGCGGGCGGCCCGTTCACCCTCGCCTCGTACGCCGTCGCCGGCGGCGCGAGCGACGGCCGGACGCCGATCCGCCGGTTCCGCGCGGAACACCCCGATGCCTTCCGGACGCTCCTCGAGCGATTCGCCGCGGGCGTCCGGGAGAGCCTCGAGTATCAGATTCGGATGGGCGCCGACGTCGTTCAGCTGTTCGACACCTACGCGAGCGTGCTCACACCCGAGGACTACGAGGAGTTCGTCCTGCCGCTTCACCGGGAGATTCTCGCCGACCTCGACGTCCCCTCGATCGTCTTCGTCAAGAACATGGCCGGCAAACTCGACCTCCTCGAGGCCAGCGGCGCCGACGTGGTGGGCCTCGACTGGAGCGTCGACATGGCCGCGGCCCGCGAACGACTGGGCGACGTGCCGGTCCAGGGGAACCTCGACCCCACCCACCTGTACGGGAGCGAGGCGTTCGTCGAAAAACGGACGCGGGAGATCGTCGAGAAGGCCGGTCCGGAGGGACACATCCTCAACCTCGGCCACGGCGTCCTCCGCGACACGCCCGTCGAGCGCGTCCGCACGTTCGTCGAGACGGCGAAGTCGATCGATCGCAGTCGGTAG
- a CDS encoding response regulator, translating into MSSNEGEEGERVNILLVEPNPGDTRLFTESFKDAKLKNSLYTVSDADAALDFINQRGEHADDPRPDLILLEPKLPGNRGMDVLSELDNEPALRDIPVVVLTSSEVGEGIVKSKGVDADHYVQKPVEPDDFIEFVQEIEDLWIALIQAKPAESRVSDR; encoded by the coding sequence ATGTCTTCGAACGAGGGGGAGGAGGGTGAGCGGGTCAACATTTTATTGGTCGAACCAAATCCCGGGGACACACGTCTCTTCACGGAATCCTTCAAAGATGCCAAACTCAAGAATAGTCTCTACACCGTCTCCGATGCTGACGCTGCCCTCGATTTCATCAATCAACGCGGCGAGCACGCAGATGACCCACGCCCCGATCTGATCCTGCTCGAGCCGAAGTTACCCGGAAACAGAGGGATGGATGTACTGTCTGAACTGGATAACGAGCCAGCATTACGTGACATCCCTGTCGTCGTCCTCACGAGTTCGGAGGTAGGAGAGGGGATCGTCAAATCGAAGGGCGTTGATGCGGATCACTACGTCCAAAAGCCAGTTGAGCCGGACGATTTTATCGAGTTCGTCCAAGAAATCGAGGACTTGTGGATAGCACTCATCCAAGCGAAGCCAGCAGAGAGCCGAGTATCCGACCGGTGA
- a CDS encoding carbonic anhydrase — translation MGTDRDVLERLLAGNDRHVESLPADYFADVQTSQHPTVVAICCSDSRVSHEGMWGIERPGAVFTPSNIGNQIWDEDGGERIVDGGVLYPIHHTGTDVVAVVGHTGCGAVTAAYHVATGEESPGPKGVDKWVDQLVPVVEAGLESGLVDTDADDERVINQLVEYNVGYQVRSLAESDEIPDGVEVYGFVYDFQGIYGDEPGRTYLVSVDGETDPDALADLVPEGYEATARSLLY, via the coding sequence ATGGGAACCGATCGCGACGTTCTCGAGCGCCTGCTCGCGGGCAACGATCGCCACGTCGAGTCGCTGCCGGCGGATTACTTCGCGGACGTCCAGACGAGCCAGCACCCGACCGTCGTCGCGATCTGCTGTTCTGACTCTCGGGTCTCCCACGAGGGCATGTGGGGCATCGAACGCCCGGGCGCGGTCTTCACGCCGAGCAACATCGGCAATCAGATCTGGGACGAGGACGGCGGCGAGCGGATCGTCGACGGCGGCGTCCTCTACCCGATCCACCACACCGGCACCGACGTCGTCGCCGTCGTCGGCCACACGGGTTGCGGGGCCGTCACCGCGGCCTACCACGTCGCGACCGGCGAGGAGTCGCCGGGCCCGAAGGGCGTCGACAAGTGGGTCGACCAGCTCGTCCCCGTCGTCGAGGCGGGCCTCGAGAGCGGGCTCGTCGACACCGACGCGGACGACGAACGGGTGATCAACCAGCTCGTCGAGTACAACGTCGGCTATCAGGTACGCTCGCTCGCCGAATCCGACGAGATCCCGGACGGCGTCGAGGTCTACGGCTTCGTCTACGACTTTCAGGGCATTTACGGCGACGAACCGGGGCGGACGTACCTCGTCTCGGTCGACGGCGAGACCGATCCCGACGCGCTCGCTGACCTCGTGCCCGAGGGGTACGAGGCGACGGCTCGCAGTCTGCTCTATTAG